Proteins co-encoded in one Chroococcidiopsis sp. TS-821 genomic window:
- a CDS encoding carbohydrate porin — protein sequence MSQTVPDRPLFAFLHRFKLISLLSTSALAACLFEISATQLAQAGFVEQGKRQVAQLPNLPLQNLSPSNFTDFQTQQGNPTPSTGNTQFLPIPTPMPNGVVQSPSVVPVRTWQEELSARSQSPYQFPVATPQPYTQGIGNAPGVIQQPPYAPQQVPSHNAYPYGAIGQPLYVQTPPTPLPVPASPGIPQPNSSNGNALPPAPSNSLNGTMVPYAPVGQVPYLPPAMPQPNAIAGTAVPLPPGNNSNGMMVPYAMILYAPVGQVPYLPPVMPQPNAIGGTAVPLPPGNNSNGMIVPYALPGQLPYLPPPVMPQPNTVGNAASQGSLTSYYAPSGIPVANPNPAIGQQLPMQSNVFPPVGSYAAPVTTQLPALPNTAPPSAPNPNLAPIPQTPANPVPAPPATQPTLDSQPVSASALQLQGVYSYQGDQSSARARVGAVYPLAPRVLVGATVDLTDGTAFADSRTQGLNLNEFYLATSLENVPNLRFVIGQLDLTSYFDRNSFAKDGASQFFNSVFQTNPALVSAGVNSRPGALVNWSISDNIEAKAAVFSSARAIGDFALDGFATEVGIRYGNAIIRGTYATARDAGTQDGFQEAFQVVRSDGETGILRADREESYGVNAEVYIPNLKMGIFGRYGRYENRDLDLGGDTYSLGVSFLDVFSPDDRLGLAYGRSLSNDKLRRQAGNDRPDVLELYYDFRFLSNLRLGFTFQERNDFSETIFGFRLKTEFNVSPIESIFQ from the coding sequence ATGAGCCAAACCGTACCTGATCGTCCTTTATTTGCCTTTTTGCATCGATTCAAGTTAATCAGCTTACTGAGTACAAGTGCGCTAGCTGCGTGCCTATTTGAAATCAGTGCCACACAACTCGCTCAAGCCGGTTTTGTGGAACAAGGTAAACGTCAAGTAGCACAACTGCCAAATTTACCACTGCAAAATCTCTCGCCATCCAATTTTACAGATTTTCAAACTCAGCAAGGAAATCCTACTCCTAGCACTGGCAATACTCAATTTTTGCCAATTCCTACTCCAATGCCAAATGGAGTTGTGCAATCTCCATCGGTAGTTCCAGTCAGAACCTGGCAGGAAGAACTTTCAGCGCGAAGTCAAAGTCCTTATCAGTTTCCGGTTGCGACACCACAGCCTTATACGCAAGGTATTGGAAATGCCCCAGGTGTCATACAGCAACCGCCTTATGCACCACAACAAGTTCCGAGCCACAATGCTTACCCTTATGGTGCGATCGGACAACCACTTTACGTCCAAACACCACCTACACCACTGCCAGTTCCTGCGAGTCCTGGAATTCCGCAGCCAAATTCCAGCAATGGTAATGCACTACCACCAGCACCAAGCAATAGCTTGAACGGCACAATGGTTCCTTATGCACCTGTGGGACAAGTACCGTACTTACCTCCAGCAATGCCGCAACCGAATGCGATCGCTGGTACAGCCGTGCCACTACCACCAGGCAATAATTCAAACGGCATGATGGTTCCTTACGCGATGATTCTCTATGCACCCGTAGGACAAGTACCGTACTTACCACCAGTAATGCCGCAACCGAATGCAATCGGCGGTACAGCCGTGCCACTACCACCAGGCAACAATTCAAACGGCATGATAGTTCCTTATGCACTGCCAGGACAATTGCCGTACTTACCACCGCCAGTAATGCCGCAACCAAATACTGTAGGAAATGCTGCGAGCCAAGGTAGTTTGACATCCTACTATGCTCCAAGTGGTATCCCTGTCGCCAATCCGAATCCAGCAATAGGGCAACAGCTACCGATGCAGAGTAATGTCTTTCCTCCTGTTGGTTCCTACGCCGCCCCAGTCACAACGCAATTACCTGCACTCCCCAATACAGCACCGCCGAGTGCGCCTAATCCAAACTTAGCGCCCATTCCGCAAACACCTGCCAACCCAGTTCCAGCACCACCAGCAACACAGCCTACGTTGGATAGCCAACCAGTCAGCGCTTCCGCTTTACAGTTACAAGGAGTCTATTCCTATCAAGGCGATCAGTCTTCAGCACGCGCCCGCGTTGGTGCAGTGTATCCTCTTGCGCCACGAGTTTTAGTAGGGGCTACAGTTGATTTAACTGATGGTACAGCGTTTGCTGATTCGCGTACTCAAGGATTGAACCTCAATGAGTTTTATTTAGCAACTTCGCTAGAAAACGTGCCTAACTTGCGGTTTGTGATTGGTCAACTTGACTTGACTTCATACTTTGACCGCAATAGCTTTGCTAAAGACGGAGCATCGCAGTTTTTTAACTCTGTGTTCCAAACCAATCCAGCGTTAGTAAGTGCGGGCGTCAACTCGCGTCCTGGAGCTTTGGTCAACTGGTCGATCTCGGACAACATTGAGGCTAAAGCTGCAGTGTTTTCCTCTGCGCGGGCAATTGGGGATTTTGCCCTCGATGGATTTGCCACCGAAGTCGGAATTCGCTATGGCAACGCGATTATTCGCGGGACTTATGCGACAGCGCGTGATGCGGGAACTCAAGACGGTTTCCAAGAAGCATTTCAGGTAGTAAGAAGTGACGGTGAAACAGGAATTTTGCGTGCCGATCGCGAAGAATCATACGGTGTCAACGCCGAAGTTTATATTCCGAATCTCAAAATGGGAATATTTGGTCGTTACGGTCGTTATGAAAACCGCGATTTAGACCTCGGAGGCGATACTTATAGTCTGGGTGTTAGCTTTTTGGATGTTTTTTCCCCAGATGATAGGCTCGGCTTAGCTTATGGGAGAAGTCTGTCGAATGATAAACTGCGTCGCCAAGCTGGGAATGATAGACCTGATGTGCTGGAGTTGTACTATGATTTTCGCTTTCTCTCCAATTTGCGATTGGGTTTTACATTTCAAGAACGCAACGACTTCTCCGAAACAATTTTCGGATTTCGACTTAAAACCGAGTTTAACGTAAGTCCCATCGAGAGTATATTCCAATGA
- a CDS encoding tetratricopeptide repeat protein, whose protein sequence is MRQLCSYLVPLALCAGLIGTPALEVVNLGVLVAQAQAQPPEVRRGYTLLDRGLVKDAIAAFQQAVRRYPQSIPAKLGLAIAYRRQGEISDAWDTYQQVLAQEPNNQLALKSVGLLGSYRPEWQVSGIEALTTLLSLNPNDTEARAQRALLYGYQGRFAEALADYQTVLANNPSPEILLGAAETYTNSGNYQQGLELFNRYRATGKSISGYAAIAYARALRQTGNAAGAIQVLEPQVQAAQIDDRIIQVRAELSLAYLANQQFTEALAILDPLQGRVDAILPLARSLNEIRLRTNAAGLAERVGSLYNQALAQAVTPNPQLLREAADVFRGLPQGQQTALQLYRQLATSQPNDPSVQIQILSLERQLGFISPADLKGRLYQVLQILPTDPAQQQQLAQALAQIEPPGPEFLPIYQNLLIAGVNQPFLNFRIAQLLLQNNDLEGAKRALAAYAATPAGATDLAPQLLAAEIERREGNLAAAQTRYQALITGNIQDGDVLNAALQGLAGIYLSQNQPENALVLYDQLLARNPQDANVQLGRASIAYQANRISEAQAEVVLNSWLQTQPTSNAPAELFSLVAALPANPQRENLYNALLAIDPNNIPIQTRSLQLLASRDPALARARVAQIVANNPNNVGVYFLQGQLAQAIGDLSLADKAYQTILTAQPYNADALSALGGIRFQQRRFDSARQLYSQVLALNPNDLAIRRTLASLSAAQDKPLAALEQVEQLQVQQIANGTPDNELSRQRQQLQENFLRRRGFQPFWERY, encoded by the coding sequence ATGAGGCAGCTTTGTTCTTATCTAGTACCTTTGGCGCTGTGTGCAGGATTAATCGGCACTCCAGCTTTAGAAGTTGTGAATCTCGGTGTTCTTGTCGCGCAAGCACAAGCGCAACCACCCGAAGTGCGTAGAGGATATACGCTTCTGGATCGGGGTTTAGTCAAGGATGCGATCGCTGCTTTCCAACAAGCTGTCCGCCGCTATCCACAATCTATTCCGGCAAAACTCGGCTTGGCGATCGCCTATAGGCGACAAGGAGAAATTTCTGATGCGTGGGATACTTACCAACAAGTTTTGGCACAGGAACCTAATAATCAATTAGCGCTCAAAAGTGTTGGTCTTCTCGGTAGCTATCGCCCTGAGTGGCAAGTAAGTGGGATTGAAGCACTTACAACGTTGCTAAGTCTTAATCCCAACGACACCGAAGCCCGCGCGCAACGTGCGTTACTGTACGGCTACCAAGGGCGTTTTGCCGAAGCTTTAGCAGATTATCAAACTGTCTTAGCAAACAATCCATCACCAGAGATTTTACTGGGTGCAGCAGAAACTTATACCAACAGCGGTAACTATCAACAAGGTTTAGAATTGTTTAACCGCTATCGTGCGACTGGAAAATCCATTTCTGGCTATGCAGCGATCGCCTACGCGCGGGCTTTACGCCAAACTGGTAATGCCGCAGGTGCAATTCAAGTCCTCGAACCACAAGTGCAGGCTGCCCAAATTGACGATCGCATCATTCAAGTACGCGCTGAATTATCGTTAGCCTATTTGGCAAATCAACAGTTTACCGAGGCGCTGGCAATTTTAGATCCTTTGCAAGGTCGAGTTGATGCCATTTTACCTTTAGCGCGATCGCTCAATGAAATTCGTCTGCGAACGAATGCAGCCGGACTTGCAGAACGCGTTGGCAGCCTTTACAATCAAGCACTCGCGCAAGCTGTAACTCCTAATCCGCAACTTTTACGCGAAGCTGCTGATGTGTTTCGGGGTTTACCGCAAGGACAGCAAACCGCACTACAACTGTATCGTCAGTTAGCAACGAGTCAACCGAATGACCCTAGCGTTCAAATTCAAATTCTCTCGCTCGAACGCCAACTTGGATTCATCTCCCCTGCCGATCTCAAGGGAAGGCTGTATCAAGTTTTGCAAATTTTACCAACTGACCCTGCGCAACAACAACAGTTAGCACAAGCTTTAGCACAAATTGAGCCTCCAGGACCTGAATTTCTGCCTATCTATCAAAACTTACTGATAGCAGGTGTCAATCAACCGTTTCTGAACTTCCGCATCGCGCAGCTATTATTGCAAAACAACGACTTAGAAGGTGCAAAACGCGCTTTAGCCGCTTACGCAGCGACTCCCGCAGGCGCAACCGATCTTGCACCACAGTTACTTGCAGCAGAAATTGAGCGACGCGAAGGAAACTTAGCCGCAGCACAAACACGTTACCAAGCTTTAATTACAGGCAATATTCAAGATGGTGACGTTCTTAATGCCGCCCTGCAAGGACTCGCTGGCATTTACCTAAGCCAAAATCAACCTGAGAATGCACTAGTGCTTTACGATCAACTCCTCGCACGTAATCCACAAGATGCTAATGTGCAACTAGGACGGGCGAGTATTGCCTATCAAGCAAACCGAATCTCGGAAGCCCAAGCAGAAGTTGTACTTAATAGCTGGCTGCAAACGCAACCTACGAGTAACGCACCTGCTGAGTTATTTAGTTTAGTGGCTGCTCTACCTGCAAATCCGCAGCGCGAAAATCTATACAACGCGCTTTTGGCAATTGACCCGAACAATATCCCAATTCAAACGCGATCGCTCCAACTTCTTGCCTCCCGCGATCCCGCACTAGCACGCGCGCGAGTTGCGCAAATTGTTGCAAATAATCCAAACAATGTTGGCGTTTATTTCTTGCAAGGACAGCTAGCGCAGGCGATCGGCGATTTAAGTCTGGCGGACAAAGCTTATCAAACGATCTTGACAGCACAACCCTACAATGCAGACGCGCTATCTGCTCTAGGTGGTATTCGGTTCCAGCAACGACGCTTTGACTCTGCCCGACAGCTATATTCTCAAGTTTTGGCGCTCAATCCTAATGATTTAGCGATCCGTCGTACACTCGCAAGCTTAAGTGCTGCCCAAGATAAACCTTTGGCTGCGCTCGAACAAGTAGAACAGTTGCAAGTACAGCAAATTGCTAATGGAACACCAGATAACGAGCTATCGCGTCAACGGCAACAACTCCAAGAAAACTTCCTCCGACGACGCGGTTTTCAACCTTTCTGGGAACGGTATTAA
- a CDS encoding glycosyl hydrolase family 8 has product MQQLAQGKSQIQNMSFLPLSSALAVIFAFIGLSVSGCFSGSSVEQSKLPLHSTPVATPSQSPVATPAREIDLDNLLQESWNAYRQRFIQADGRVIDREDSDRSTSEAQAYAMLRAVFADDPTTFARTLNWSENNLQRTVAGKRTDQLWAWKWGRDAQGNWGISDRNFASDADIDAITALIFASRRWQRPDYLQLAQSKLQDLWNLSTVAIPQGSRYLIPGPTDAFQERSHLLILNPSYFAPYAFRIFAQVDPARDWLSLVDSSYQVLEDSAKLSRVNLPSDWVILDTQTGDYQALPVSHSLRTEYSFNAYRVWWRLAWDAVWFQEPRATQFLQNHLKHLQQTWHSTKRIPAKIDLQGNPLVNYEATSQYAMLYAAFRLIEPAIATEILQQKLLPQYQSGIWEQDSAYYTQNLAGLGLLPPTEFAQLLQPTK; this is encoded by the coding sequence ATGCAGCAACTTGCTCAGGGTAAAAGTCAGATTCAAAATATGAGCTTTTTGCCTTTAAGTTCTGCACTTGCTGTCATTTTTGCTTTCATCGGGTTAAGTGTAAGTGGTTGTTTTTCTGGTTCATCAGTAGAACAATCCAAGTTACCACTGCATAGCACGCCAGTAGCGACGCCATCTCAATCACCTGTTGCAACTCCTGCAAGAGAAATCGACTTGGACAATTTACTGCAAGAAAGCTGGAATGCTTATCGGCAAAGATTTATTCAAGCTGATGGGCGGGTAATTGATCGGGAAGATAGCGATCGCTCTACCTCAGAAGCCCAAGCCTATGCCATGTTGCGGGCGGTGTTTGCGGACGATCCAACGACATTTGCTCGCACGCTCAATTGGAGTGAAAACAACCTCCAGCGTACGGTTGCTGGTAAACGCACGGATCAGTTGTGGGCATGGAAATGGGGTCGTGATGCGCAAGGAAACTGGGGAATTAGCGATCGCAATTTTGCAAGTGATGCCGATATTGATGCGATTACGGCATTAATTTTTGCATCGCGCCGTTGGCAACGTCCTGATTATCTACAGTTAGCACAAAGCAAGCTGCAAGATTTATGGAACTTGTCTACGGTTGCCATTCCGCAAGGGTCTCGTTATCTCATCCCAGGTCCTACCGACGCCTTTCAAGAGCGATCGCACCTGCTCATTCTCAATCCTTCTTACTTTGCACCTTACGCGTTTCGGATTTTTGCGCAAGTCGATCCTGCCCGTGATTGGCTGTCGCTTGTTGATAGCAGTTACCAGGTGTTAGAGGATTCTGCCAAATTATCTCGAGTTAATTTACCGAGTGATTGGGTCATTCTAGATACGCAAACAGGTGACTATCAAGCACTACCTGTATCGCATTCTTTGCGAACCGAATACAGTTTCAATGCGTATCGAGTTTGGTGGCGTTTGGCTTGGGATGCAGTTTGGTTTCAAGAACCACGAGCAACTCAATTTTTACAAAATCACCTCAAGCATCTGCAACAAACGTGGCATTCCACAAAGCGAATTCCCGCAAAAATCGACTTGCAAGGAAATCCGTTAGTTAATTACGAAGCAACGTCGCAGTATGCCATGCTCTATGCTGCCTTTCGCTTAATTGAACCAGCAATTGCAACTGAGATTCTGCAACAAAAACTTTTACCGCAGTATCAAAGTGGCATCTGGGAGCAGGATTCTGCTTACTACACGCAAAACTTGGCGGGATTAGGGTTACTTCCGCCTACCGAGTTCGCACAACTTTTACAACCTACCAAATAA
- a CDS encoding cellulose biosynthesis cyclic di-GMP-binding regulatory protein BcsB, with amino-acid sequence MHSFRRDRPTRPKTKKTFPSSSNVSPRLLWLVVLGCSTAVLASTTTLTQAQSESTLRQAEQQLIQEYALPKAPAKPPVYRPQRATPAPARSAQPRSQPPAPRATRPAPAPTRQVTRSQPPAPAATPATPRPRQAPKSNPTTPTSVAQTTAPPSQYVLEFNRSPVVGNRFRLRGIYSEGRLGFTRPRGWQVQSVKALIRFQHSPALFANRSNLTLRVNGTSVGSVPLNRKQSQIGSVLFDIPPNLLQNFNELTMVAQQHNSATCSEPNDQTLWTEILPDSKLIFNYTPQPVPINLSRYPYPFFDELSLEPNQIAYLLPQQMSETWLTAAARFQTSLGRFAEFRPIDTSLVESIDDVAGQRLIIIGTPEEQPALRTLDLPFAIAGNQVLDGNQDPLPEDVGVLMVTTTKDSGVPVLVATGNGADGVTKAVQALVQSQQRKLATGQGMIVSQLTEAPTPGLRQWPRYLPEQNSFELKDLPTSNNQPFEDVTVRGSAAPPIEFDFRALPSDRFNRGNSMTLRYSYGPQVNPRTSAVEVLLDGVFIGGERLTSEQGEVRKALNINLPENLITPTSKIQVAFRLHSKEPPDRCSGIVADQQLSGTVHADTSFRLNRETSVQIPDLKLLQAGYPFAAPQDLSSTAIVLPDTPSETDLLTMLEFSERMGRLSQAESVALQVYTAGTFPSQDQGKYHLVGIGTREQFPFPEVFQAGGFFLSDVFSRAWGGATVQALPDEDGVIKSIISPWNRDRVILALSAQTETGLERVRQILDKDPWFFQLQKDTVLISSNQQDPAAYDPEGYELKFLQSSPQRRIENASLLSKASRFLQEHWYLLPLGILGIAVVLYGITQAYLKRITVEDKQ; translated from the coding sequence ATGCATAGCTTTCGTCGCGATCGACCGACTCGCCCCAAAACAAAAAAAACCTTCCCCTCATCTAGCAATGTCTCACCACGGCTTCTTTGGCTAGTGGTGTTAGGCTGTAGTACTGCCGTTCTTGCTTCAACAACGACTTTAACGCAAGCGCAAAGCGAAAGCACGCTGCGGCAAGCAGAACAGCAGTTAATTCAAGAATATGCGTTGCCTAAAGCACCGGCAAAACCGCCTGTGTATCGACCGCAACGCGCTACTCCAGCCCCCGCCCGCTCTGCACAACCGCGATCGCAACCACCTGCACCTCGTGCAACGAGACCAGCACCAGCACCTACGCGACAAGTTACGCGATCGCAACCACCTGCACCCGCTGCAACTCCTGCGACTCCTCGTCCGCGTCAAGCACCAAAATCTAATCCCACAACACCGACTTCTGTTGCCCAAACTACTGCACCTCCAAGTCAATATGTTTTGGAATTCAACCGCAGTCCAGTTGTCGGCAACCGCTTTCGTTTACGAGGTATTTACTCTGAAGGACGACTGGGGTTTACTCGCCCGCGTGGTTGGCAGGTGCAATCGGTTAAAGCTTTAATTCGCTTTCAACATTCACCAGCGTTGTTTGCAAATCGCTCAAATTTAACACTACGAGTGAATGGTACGAGTGTCGGTAGCGTTCCCTTAAATCGCAAGCAATCGCAAATTGGCAGCGTGCTGTTTGACATCCCACCAAATTTGCTGCAAAACTTCAACGAGTTAACAATGGTGGCGCAGCAGCATAATTCGGCAACGTGTAGCGAACCGAATGACCAAACACTGTGGACGGAAATTTTACCCGACTCCAAATTAATCTTTAACTATACTCCGCAGCCCGTTCCGATTAACTTAAGTCGTTATCCTTATCCTTTCTTCGACGAACTCAGTCTTGAGCCAAATCAAATTGCGTATCTGCTACCGCAACAAATGAGCGAGACGTGGCTAACAGCAGCGGCTCGTTTTCAAACATCTCTGGGGAGATTTGCCGAGTTTCGCCCGATTGATACGAGTTTAGTTGAAAGTATCGATGATGTTGCAGGACAGCGATTAATCATTATTGGGACGCCAGAAGAACAACCAGCGTTAAGAACCCTCGATTTACCGTTTGCGATCGCTGGCAATCAAGTTCTTGATGGCAATCAAGATCCGCTTCCTGAAGATGTGGGGGTTTTGATGGTCACTACGACCAAAGATAGCGGTGTTCCTGTTCTCGTTGCAACTGGGAATGGGGCTGATGGCGTCACAAAAGCGGTGCAAGCACTCGTGCAGTCGCAACAACGTAAACTTGCTACCGGACAGGGAATGATCGTTTCGCAGTTAACGGAAGCACCTACACCAGGGTTGCGTCAATGGCCGCGTTATCTTCCTGAGCAAAATTCGTTTGAACTTAAAGATTTACCAACAAGTAATAACCAACCGTTTGAAGATGTGACGGTTCGCGGTTCTGCTGCGCCACCAATTGAGTTTGACTTTCGCGCGTTGCCGAGCGATCGCTTTAATCGCGGTAACTCGATGACTTTACGTTATAGCTACGGTCCGCAAGTTAACCCACGAACTTCAGCGGTAGAAGTTTTACTCGATGGCGTGTTTATTGGTGGAGAACGTCTGACTTCAGAGCAGGGAGAAGTCAGAAAAGCACTCAACATTAACTTACCAGAAAATCTGATTACACCCACATCGAAAATTCAAGTTGCCTTCCGCTTGCACTCGAAAGAACCACCGGACAGGTGTAGTGGTATTGTTGCCGATCAACAACTTTCTGGTACAGTTCATGCAGATACAAGCTTTCGTCTCAATCGCGAAACATCGGTACAAATCCCTGACTTGAAACTTTTGCAAGCCGGTTATCCTTTTGCTGCACCGCAAGATCTTTCGAGTACCGCAATTGTTTTACCTGACACGCCTTCAGAAACTGATTTGCTCACGATGCTGGAATTTAGCGAACGCATGGGGCGGTTAAGTCAAGCCGAGTCAGTTGCGTTGCAGGTTTATACCGCAGGGACTTTTCCCAGCCAAGACCAAGGCAAGTATCATTTGGTAGGAATTGGTACGCGCGAACAGTTTCCGTTTCCAGAAGTGTTTCAAGCAGGTGGCTTTTTCCTCAGTGATGTCTTTTCTCGTGCTTGGGGTGGTGCTACCGTGCAAGCGTTACCCGATGAAGATGGAGTGATTAAATCAATCATTTCACCTTGGAATCGCGATCGCGTTATTTTGGCACTCAGCGCGCAAACCGAAACTGGCTTAGAACGAGTCCGTCAGATTCTTGATAAAGATCCTTGGTTTTTCCAACTGCAAAAAGATACCGTTTTGATTTCGAGCAATCAGCAAGATCCTGCGGCGTACGATCCTGAAGGCTACGAACTCAAGTTTCTTCAAAGTTCGCCACAGCGGCGCATTGAAAACGCAAGTTTGTTAAGCAAGGCATCGCGTTTCCTACAAGAACATTGGTACTTATTGCCCTTAGGAATTTTGGGTATTGCAGTTGTGCTTTATGGCATCACGCAAGCGTATCTCAAGCGGATTACGGTGGAGGATAAACAGTAG